In Anabas testudineus chromosome 12, fAnaTes1.2, whole genome shotgun sequence, the genomic stretch TTTGTCCCCACCCGACAAAAGCGTGGTTAATCTGTGGAGGGGCAGAAGTGCAGACACCACATTATCACCTAGGGCAGTGGACACTGAAAATATAAGAGAAACAAGATACAGTGCAAGGAACGGAGAAAATACCTAAGGCCAAGgatgttgggggggggggggtaattTAGGGTTGCAACTAatgagtattttcattttagactAATCTGGTggttgttttctgcttttctttcacaaattgtcagaaaatgttgaaaaatgaCCACTGGAGACTCTCAAATCCGCAAATCAAACTCTGGAAGCTGGATCCAAAGGGTGGATCTCGCTCTTGGCATTTGAtaattgtttcagctcttttcTGTATCCTTTTGATGTAATCTCTAAGTGTCTTTCCTGCTCAGCTCCACATATTTGACATCTCTAGAGAAGACTGGTGAAATCAAGTCAAACTCCAGAGTAATGTTTAGTGGAGAGGATGTGATTGTCTGTGCAGATAGTGTACGGTTATGAAACATGGCTGAATTTGAGCAAGCAGAAATATAAACAGCAAAGAGGAAGTTATTCATCTAGACTTAGGTGTAGAAATACTTTGTCTGACACTGTATGTAGCACAATAATACTCCCTTTGATGACTCGGTGATAAGCTGGCATGTCCCAGTGCTTTAAACAGACAATCTCTCTCACTAAAGCTGAACTTGGGAtggaatgttttattttgaaaatcttaACTTCTGCCATTGAGTTCCCAAATTCAAAGTCAAGTATCATTGTAAATAGACTCTGTCCGTGatgtttaaagatgtttaatcCAGTGGTTGTGGTTTGTAAGACAATGTTATCTTCTACTGTACTGTTagacactgtgtgtgcgtgtgtgagtgatTACATAACCAACCACATGTAAACAAGAGAGCAGAGGCGCTGTATGAGCAGAAGGACTATCTAAAACAACAGCTTTATCTCTTGTCGGCCTAAAGGAATTCAGAATTTGAGCACACAATTTATATTTCTAGAGTTATTTCTAGATAtgatttatatacagtacaatatctGTCACATACAGATGCACTTTACTAGTGTATAGAAAGTGATTGATTTATTCTGATCCTAAAATCATGAAGataaaacaaccagaaaaaagTGGTGATCTATTCTGAGGTTTAATAATTGGCCTGGTTCTGTCACAGTCATGATAGCTAAGGTAGGCAGCAGTAGCCAACTTTTAGCAGAGGTAAGGAAAGGTCATAGGTCACTAAAGTCAATAGATACTTTGCTTGTGaacatacacatttaaacaggAAATACTGCATGTTAAAACAAAGGCCCctctgagaaaacacaaacacattcagtcaTGTTTTAGTCAACAacatatatgatatatataatataacattcATATCTCACAAAACCAGATCTTTGGAAGAACTGTGAGCAACCTACTGCAAATTTGAAGAGGCGGTATGAAATTGTATGTCTGAAGAGGCCCGAAGAGATATGATCATCTGAAAATCGAAAGTCTGCACAGAAGGGAAAGTCACTGGGTGTCAAAAAtcaaaaggtttatttaatATGAGAAGAGAAATGTGTGCAGAAGATTTTGTGTCAGCGTGAGCAAACACAAGGCCACGGCCTCAGTGGGTTTTAGAATCAATAGGTGTAATCCTTTTGAAtgaatactgtaaataatacttcataaaaataaaaatcttcaaAATGAAGCAGATGTGCAAGaaatttgtcattaaaaaaaagtatttcaaaaaaacacagaatgcaaCAGTACCCACGCAGATTACACAGCAGGATTAGTTCACACCTAATCTGTGCATATCAAACACTGTAATCCTCCTTCCATAGTGGAAATAATCACGTATGAGGTGATGTAATCCAGATATAATCCAGCTGTAATCCAAGAATTATCACCATAGTCAACAACGACCTTTATTTCACCTCTGAAAACCAACAAAGAGGAATCCTCAGTTAGAATTCTGCAATAAGTGAAGTAGATCGatctatttattgttttatagaCTGGGCATAATATAtggatttagatttttcatCAGCTATGAAACAAAGTCTTGGAGGCTGAGATTAAAGTCTTGTGGTTGTAGTGTGAGTCATAACTATTGTAGTCATTATTTTAAGATTGGTATGTGAAATCATTAGCAGAAAACGTCAGAggtaataaacacaaaacagataCAAGAGGGCTGGTTAGTGTGTTAGTTACACTCACAAACTGAAGTGATGTACTAATATAGCTGTCTCACTTAGATAGACGAACTGGCTCCTGATTGATATTTATATTCTACTTGAATGGAAATAAAGTACataagcatatttcccaaaacTATCTATTAACCTATGTTTAATCACCAAGTAGACaactaaaattaattaattaataaaccaCTGCATTATTGATGTTACAACAAGACACCATTATACTGTTTTCTGTGCTGGTTTCTGAGAGGTAGAAAGGACGACTTCAAATAGTGAGGTTCTATTTTTTGGTTCCAAGTTAAAAGACtatgttgtatttatgtgtgtgcttgtaggTGATAGAGAGAAGGGATTACCTCTTTGTGCCCTCTGGACCTTTGCATTCCTCCAGTCAACATACAACTATAGCTTACAGCCCTAGCAGCCCAACATGTGGGAAAAATGCCATGCTCAGTGGTTTCCTTTGATAGTAAAATGCTTACAGGCAGGCCAGAGGGGCCGCCGGCGTTTCTAGGCTGTGCAATGACCCGGTGGCTTTGGCGCAGGCCAACTGTGATGACGAGAGGCTTTCTATTGTGCGGTGAGCCTCTACGTTTAGCCTTTGCCAGAGTATATAAGCTTGGGTTGAGTGTTGAAGGGACCAGCACGAGCCAGCCTCCCTCACACGGCACAGCAAGCTATACTAACGCAGGTaaggacacacagacacggACATACACACCAGAACATCCACCATAGTACAGGGGGAAAACCACACCTCACCCAGAGCCAGGGCCCACTCCCTGCCCACCACACCCAGGCAAATCACCCGCGGCCTGGGGAAAGACCCGAACAGAAGTCCAGGGCCCAAATAAACCTCCCACATAAAGACTTGTGTTCAATTCCAAATCCCAAAAATATACCTGCCTAACACCCCTCTGACAATGTTGACACCTCAACTGGGCCACACTGAACATCACTTCTCCTTCCCTTCCACCTTCTCCTCTCTAACCGTGTCACTTCCTTTTATACCTCTATTTCTGTTCGACCCCctgtcttcctccatctcttAACCAGACTCTCCTGAAGCCCCTCACCATGTCTCAGACTGCCAAGTCCGCCTCCAGCCAGGGCACCGATGCCAAGGACAAAGGAGCCCCCGCTCCAGCTGCCTCCAGCAAGGCCACCAAGACCGGCGAGCCTGGCATGGGATCCTACAGAGTGAGTCACTGCAGCAGTAGACATCTGCAGAAACAACAGCTTTTCTACTGAATCTGAACTGGATCTGTTGACACAGGTTTAGAGGAAAACACGTCCTCCCATGcagattttatttgctttggttTGGGATTTCCAATGAACTGGATTTTATTTATGCTTAAAGTGATGAAAAGCAACATCTTTTCCAGGACCCAGCTTAAAGTACCTCTACAGTAGTCATGGATTGCATGGGTGAATTGTCCTGTTAAGTTTTGCAGATAATTATATTCAGTATTACTTTTCCTTGATTTAGAAAGGAGCTGTTCTCAAGTTTACAGTACTTGGTCAAAGAGTTTAGTTCATGCTGATAGaagtcacattttaaagtgaTATTCAGACAGTTTTAGTGTAAGGAGCAGGTGTTGCTGTTCAGGATAAGAAACAGAGATTTGTTCTGTATTGTAGAGGCATGTTATTACAGTGGGAGCCCTCGATCATGTGTAGCCAattactgaaatgaaaaagactCTGCTGGGACGTGTGAAGGATGTGATGCTGGTCGTCCACTGCTCACTGGAGTGTAATTGATGTTGTGATGTCTCCACCATACAGATCATGCTGTTCGACCAGGAGAACTTCCAGGGCAGAATGATCGAGGTCCAGAATGAGTGTATGAACGTGTGTGACCGTGGCATGGATAGAGTGCGTAGTATCATTGTGGAGTGCGGCCCGTAAGtgaactcacaaacacaaagatgatTTTACCACCCACTGTCAGAAACCTGTTGTATGCATGCTTTCTATTCACATATCTCTCATTGTTATCCTTCCTCTAAttcctctctcctgtcctctccaCCCTTGTGCCCTCTTTGTGCCTGGTGGCCCTACTTCTCCAGCTTTGTTGCCTTTGAGCAGACTAACTTCCGTGGGGAGATGTTCATCCTGGAGAAGGGAGAGTATCCTCGCTGGGATACCTGGAGCAACTCCTACCGCAGTGACTGCCTCATGTCCCTCAGGCCCATCCGCATGgtttgtatattatatttaacagGATATTGTACACAAACCTTGGGCTGGAAAACATGGAATTTAACACAAATAGTACAAAACTATAGCATCAACTGCTAATTACTTCCATCAAGGTTTATCCTGGAAATCCATGTAatacacagtgacacatttcaTTCTGGAGGAAAGACAGACAGTTTAACATGGAGTTCCTGTAAAGTGTGTCACATCAACAAGACTCCGATTGATTTCCTCCCTGCAGGACAGCATGGAGCACAAGATCTGCCTGTATGAGCTCTCCGACTTCAAGGGCAACAAGATGGAGATCCAGGAGGATGATGTGCCCACCCTCTGGGCACATGGCTTCTGCGACAGAGTGGGCAGCGTGAGGGTCCCAGGAGGAGCGTGagtagacacaaacacacacttacttttAGCTGCTAAGAGTTCAACATGAATGAGTTCAGTCGAGGATCAAGACTGGGCTCGTGTTTTAAACTGCACGACAATCATAAACATAGACCTTGTCATGATGCCTGGGAGCAAATCTGTCTGCTCATTTCCCACATATCAGCAAAGCGGAGGCTCTGTTCTGCAAATATTGTTTTAGACATAGCTTCAGAGAAGGCTGTAGGCGTCTAGAGTTACAGTACAATGCAGTTGTTCATGAAACATGTCATCACAAGGCTTAAAGCTGACGGCGTGCTGTTCTGTTTTTcgacaaatgtgtatttttagctAAGAATTTCTCTTCACACTATAATAATGCCCAAGTCTCCCAGTAAAATACTTATCTATTCATGTGTATCGCTCCACATCACTGTAAAGCAGCTGCTGGGCGACCTCTAGAACCTTTTCAAATACTACAGAACCCTTTTATAGACCCCAAAGGCTTTAAAGAACCGTCAACTTCTCCTCTCAACCCTCTCAGTAGTCACTTGAACCTTTTCAATGATCACTGGAACCATCGGAAGTTCTAAAGACTCCTCTCGAAGCTCCTCGAAGTTCTCCTCAATTACTACTAGTCTTGCATTTAGTACAGTACTTAGCGTAGAACCACTTAAAATACTTCATGAAGCTCCTCAGGCACCACTAGAACCACTTTAAGGATCTCTAGAACTTCTCAATCACTACTAAACCTCCAAAAAACACTCCATCTTCTATGAAGAACAAATTTCCTGGACTTGTAGAAACTCTTTTACAACCTCACAAGGAATTCCCAGAACCTCCTCAATGAGCACTATATGATTTTAAAGGACCTCCTctctacagtttatttagacGTCCTGTAATgtgaaaacaataacagtaacAACATCAATAGGTTTTCAGAGATACTCATTTCTATCTAATgctaataaatgtatttctctcAGGTGGGTGGGTTACCAGTACCCTGGATACAGAGGCTACCAGTACCTGTTTGAGTGTGGTGACTACAGACACTACAACGACTTCTGCGCCTTCCAGCCCCAGATCCAGTCCATGCGTCGTATCAGGGACATGCAGTTCCATCAGAGAGGATGCTTCACCTTCACCTCCGCCAGCAAGTGAATGACACCTGCTGGCCAGTTGGTGCTGTTGTAGCCACTCAGCCCTCtcagctttttatttctccaaATGCCCCCTTTCTCCAGTCCTTTCCTAAATCTCCACCATCGTCGCTCCATGCCGAAGGAAAGACAGAATGAGAGCAAATACACTGGACAACCTTAACTGACTTTTTATGgtgctaaaaaataaacatgttgtgaaAAACCTGAAACCTCCCTGGCTGGATaacatttattcattcttcTGATAAATATCTCTTAAGTTTGGAGAATATTGGTGTTTAAACGGTTTTATAAAAcctgatttttacatttttatcccCTAAGGGAGATCAATCACAAAACTTCAGAGCCCCTGAATCAGGAGAATGTGTAGTTAtttcacagcagcttttttatacttaaaacatttacattacctaaaatgttgctttgtttttctgagaaTAAAAATATCATAGATATGATGTATAGCTGATGaattattaaagttattaaagttattaaataCAAGTAGTATTTGGGGATAATGTTAACTTTAATGACTTCTATTTCCCCATCTGCTGCATAATCAGTAGTTTAAAAGACATAATGCAATATTAAGTAGatactgttgtgtgttttttacagtgGTCATCATTTAGGGCTCGTTTTtcaaaaatatactgtacagtatcaaTGTGACTGGCTGAGGTGCGCTTTTTAATGACAGCAAAGCTCAACAAATGAGCAAGCCAAATAAAACCAACAAGTCATTGTTCCTTTCTTCCTCGTTTTTATTCTTCAGAACAGGGAGTAAAgtgaatatctctgcactgctgccaggaAACCTTTGACAGCATCTTGTTTTGGATCatatttctacaaaaaataataattgaaatatgtttaataatgGAGCTTTATTTGCAGCCTTTATGGATTCTTAAAAGAACCAAGATCAAAAGTTCTAAAATccttgtttttgaaaaatacagataaatgtGAGTAATTCAAAGGTCTGATTTCAATCACGAGCATCCATCAACATTGAGGATTTAAAGATAATATGTTATCAGAATAACTAAAACATAGAAACACGTTTGACATAACTGGTTTTCACAATTTTTACTTTCCTCCTAAACAACAAAGTCTCCACAGGTTCCTCGAACGCAACAATGAGCTTACGCCTCGAAATTCCCACACTACTGTCAGAACCTAAACGCCGCAGGGCATCACTACAGGGCTGCACATCAAACCAAGAAGAAGGAAGCATGGCTGCACTTTTAAAAGCAAGGAGAGGTGAGTACGTGGAAATTGGGAAGAACAAATGATaagtacagtaaaaaacacTACTTACCCGTTAAAGACCACGTTAGCCTCAGATCACTTAGATATATGCAGCGGAATCACCCGGTAGGAGCTGTTAGCTTAGCTTCCTACCTAACCACTGCATGCGATGGactgacttgtgttttttctcatgtacaactaataaataacagttagtaaacacaaacaggaatgtCAGCTTAGAGGACTGACTTAAGAAAGACAGCGGTTGTTAAAAAGGTAAACGTGTTTACTGTTAGCTCATCGGCTAAAATATCAGGTTACACATTAGCCCATGTTAGCTAGCTGCTAAGTGGTTCAGACAGTCATCGTTACAAAACATCTTTTCATTAAGGTGAATTAAGCCAACTTAGTATTTCAGtagctttatttgtttgtttgaggcttttaaaagaaacaagtcTCAGGTTGACACGAAGGTGACTGGTGTTGTTGGAGGACGACCTTTTACCTAAATAGCTTGAAGCTAATCAGAGAGCTGGAACTAAACATCAGAAAAGACAAGTCAGTGTTTCATATAACAACATTATTAAACAGCAAAACGTtcacatgcatttttaatcatCTGCAAAGGATCAGTTCATGGATCCACTGTTTGATCAGTAGAAAGCTAATTTCAGCTTCTCAGATTTGATTTTTTCTTAATTGCACATAAGAGtaaagtaaatttaatttagctttcGGGCTGTTGGTCGGtcaagtaaaatgtgtttttagaacAGTAACAATATGAAGTAATATTTAAATGCAATGGTTTCTTATGgagatttgtcatttttttatgtgcacTTCATTGCACCCAGTCTTGATCAAAATGTGAGTGTTCAGGGTGTGTTCAACCAAAGTCcatacaaaaaacaataaaataagactCGGCACATCAATTTACACAGATTTATTGTAAGCTGCTTCATGTGTAAATAACTAACGTCTTCATTTGGTTTTAACTGTAAACTACTTTGTTCTGTGTACAGCTGCGGCCCAGTTTTATAACTTTTTCCGGCACTGCTCATATTCATTATTCTGCCAGCGCAACAAATCTGATCCAATCATAACAAATCAAATCGAATTGTTAACTTTGTGAATCATTGCAACCATAATAACTTCAAGTGTCACATCTAGTTCGCCGTGGGCATCTCTGGAGCTCATCATCAGACGAGTTAATCATCAGTGATTAAATCAATCaactgaggggaaaaaagcctGATCTGATCTTTGTCTTGCAGTGTCAGAAGAATTTCAATGCAGAGCAAAAGTGTAAATTATTTGACAGTTCtagctgtttttattcttatttaattatAACACATTGCATATTTTTAGCTTTCTCACTGTTAATCTAACATGACAAGATGTCACTTGGTGCCAAAATTgattaatcaataaaataagCTGTAGATTCATTAATTATGAATGTAACTATTAGTTGAAGTATGAAATGGAATCCACATTGCTTTTTTATGTCCACAGttttaagttgttgttttttttaatcagtgatTCTGAGGCAAATGGTTTGGTGGTTTATTAATGACAAATATAAGTTGATTGACAGTTAAGTGTGTGGTTGGTTGGTCCACTAAACTGTAGAAAGGCTTTATGTTCACAGCTCAATAAAGAAAAGCACTTGTCATTTTTGTGTAGCCTACATGAAATAATGTGTCTTCCTAGCAAATACCAGTTGTGGGTGTGAACGGTCGGTGAAGAGCACATTttaaactgctgcagctgctgcaacgCTCCTGGTTTCCCCCACTCTCTAAAAGCAATTTCACTTCAGGCTTTCTTACATTTAATAGATTAAACGCAAATCTTTAATCatgtaatgaaaatgttttattatattcttcATTTAATAAACCAAACAATCGATACATCCAGAAAATTgacaaataaatcaataatgataataatggtATGTACTATCTATCCTCCCAAAACACCAATGAATACCTCACTACTGTGGCTCTACTTCATTTCTAGCATTAGTAGTGAAATGCTAACGACAGCATGCTAACATGTCTGCAGTAACAATGACAGCATGTTGAGGTTTAGTAGGTGTAATGTTGACTATATTCACAGTCTTAGTTAAACATATTAATATGCTAACGTTTGTGTCCAGGCTAAGTTTGACCTGGTGAAGTTCAACCTGGTGGTTGTAGTAGACTTGTCTGTTTGTACAGACAAGAAGTGACAATCCATCCAAcgtgttgagatatttcagtcgGTACAAAAGtgatggatttttttatttttcattcccTCAGCTGTCGGCTTGTGTCTCAGTGGCTGCCGGAACCTGTCTCAGCTCGCAGAGCTACCGGAGACTCATCAGATACTGAGACAGACCTGCAGAGACTACGCTGACCGAGAACTCGCTCCCATCGCTGCCAAACTTGACAAAGAGCATTTGTATCCTACCAAACAGGTACGAGGATACAAGCACATGCTGGTGTTTCTATACCTGTGAGAACGTGTGTAAACATAATGCATCCACCAGCGTGGGTCTCCCCAAATGTCGGCCCACAGAATGTTTCTGCAACAGACCATGCAACCGAACCCCACCCCTACATGTGCGGTGGTGTAGTCGAAGACACATTAGCTgctcacatacatacacacattatacatatacagtgggaagaaaaagtaaCTGCACTGTTTACAGTTGcctggttttctgcatagaTTCTGTAAACAGGGAACTCAGTAGGGAACTGCTAACAaacttgaaaacatcatcccaactgtgAAAACtagcatcatgatttggggctgctttgctgacTCATTTTTAGCTTTATTGTGAGTTTCAGCTCTGTAAGTTGGCAGAAATCAAAAGCAGACTTAAAATACAGTGGACATTGGACTTCTATTGATCAGGTGCACACCGCAGCACATCAATCATAATGTTATCTGTAACTTCTGGATGTGGAAATAAGCAGCTGTTTCAACAATGAGGTTTTGTGTTCAtaacttgtttgttgttttgttgtctggTCCAGATTAAAGAGTTGGGATCGATGGGGGTGATGGCCATGGAGGTACCAGAGGAGCTGGGTGGAGCAGGAATGGATTATCTGGCATACAGTCTGGCTGTGGAAGAGATCAGCCGAGGCTGCGCCAGCACTGGTGTGATCGTCTCTGTTAACAATGTGAGTACAGTCTATCATAACCGACGAAGCTACTGGGAGTAAATATATCTAACAGTGCTGGTGTTAACGTATTCATTCACCTGTTCTGATCTATGATTCTGTTCTCAGTCTCTCTACATTGGCCCGATACTAAAGTTTGGTACTGAGGAGCAGAAAAAGCAGTGGATCACACCGTTCACCACCGGAGAGAAGGTGGGCTGTTTCGCCCTGAGTGAGCCAGGTAAAGGGTTCTAGGATTATATTGTGGTCATAATGGAATGGTAGTTctacatttatgtaaaaaagAGTATACACAACATTAGAAATGCTTTTAGAGCCTTGTTGTAACCTGCATTCGAGATGAAGAGGTGCAGACAACAGACTCATACTGGTGGTGGTCCATCGTACTTACCAAACAAACCACACTGTTCCAGTGCGGCTTGGCTGCTTGTATCTTTTTAACAGTGTGGCTCAGTGTGACTACTGCctccagacaaaaaaaaaacaagtcagcaTGTCATTAAAAtctgatgaatgaatgaatgaacaaactATAGtctttcatgtttgtatttggTGGAGATGGTGTTTAACACATCAGGATCTCCCTTAGGCATTTAGATAGAGTAGGCTGtagttgttaatttaatttaatctttcGACTTCTATATACTGGTATCTGCATTTGTAATGTTTCTGCCCtcctttaatgttttgtttgccacaactgctgcacagctgcttACTTTTAAAACAGCGAGCAGCTGCTTCTCTGATCGACGACACCAAAAGGAGAAGTCACAAGGTTTTGACTCTGTAGTGTTGAAGCGTCGTAGTCTAGTTTGTTTCACTATTAAAAGTCTTTTCTCAAACAGCCGTTCCTCAGATCTGCTTCTTGAAATACAGTGATTTAATTACTAATTGCAGGTAATGGCAGTGATGCAGGTGCAGCCTCCACGGTAGCTCGTCAGGAGGGAGATGAGTGGGTGCTGAATGGAACCAAAGCCTGGATCACCAACAGCTGGGACGCCTCTGCCACTGTAGTGTTTGCCACCACAGACAAGAAACTCAAACACAAGGTACAACGCAGCACATGGTAATAGTCAAACCAAAGACATAAAGAGGGGATTGTTTGATTGTGCCTTTCATTCCCATATATCCTGTGTCTGTAGGGTATCAGTGCGTTCCTGATCCCCATGCCACACCCCGGGCTTTCTCTGGGGAAGAAGGAAGACAAATTGGGCATCAAAGCATCGTCCACCGCTAACATCATCCTGGAGGACTGCAGGATACCGCTGGGCAACATGCTGGGCCCCCGTGGTGCTGGATTCAAGATCGCCATGGTAATTTAAAGCACAGCGTTTACTGCTTATCAGAAGCTGCTTTTTTATGGAGCTCCTCTTTCTAATTCTACTTCCGTATAAGGCCAATCAAACTAAGGTGTCAGTTAAAATGAACTAGCATAATGGTGCAAGTGTGTCCTCTGCAGTAACAGCACAGGTTGTTTGGTATGAAGTACAGCTCTATGCTAACACAGTGCCAAACATTAGCTGCTGGACCACTTTAATCAAACATCTGCTGTAATTAGTGCTGAATTTGCACATTAAGCATTTAGTTTGTCTACCAGTGGTGTTTATAGTAACATAGTTCATCTCTAAAAGGACACGTGCAGCTCATCCTCACTCAAACATTAACAATAAGATAATATCTTTGTGCCACACAGCAAACCCTGGACAGTGGGAGGATCGGCATTGCATCTCAGGCCCTCGGTATTGCTCAGGCCTCTCTGGACTGTGCTGCAGACTACGCACACAAACGCATCGCATTCGGTGCTCCCATCGGCAAGCTGCAGGCCATCCAGGTAACATGACCACTGATCGGTAGTCCTTCCTCTAAACtagaaaactgagaaaataaccCGTCTTTTCATAGCTCTTAGCTGCAGTTCTGTTGACTATGGTAACACTGCATTTATCTcaacaaacaagcacaaataGACAAGTTGGAACAAAGCCAGGAATTAACATCATCATTTTACTGCttacctgttttctgtctgtctgcactaAGGGTGTACCCAAAAATATTGagtttacaataaaataacagacaaaaaacagcaaatccTCACATTTAATGAGCATTTTTATAGTATTTATCAgcttatttaattcatttactgtattaacGATTGTTTGAGCGCTAACTGAGTAATTTTCCTTCTTTCTAGTTCAAACTGGCTGACATGGCTTTAGCAATAGAGAGCGCTCGTCTACTCACCTGGAAAGCTTCACTTCTTCGGGATTCAAAGAAACCATTCTCTAAGGTACACAGTCACCTCTGACTGATCATGTTTTACGTCTTTACGTTGGAACACACTGTACATCACCCTCAAATCTCTTCCCCACAGGAAGCAGCTATGGGCAAACTAGCAGCATCTGAAGCCGCCACGTTCTGCTCACATCAGGTAAGAAGCCAACAAGCAGAACAATGTAAAGCTGCACAATAAACCCTCCAGACTACctgctcattttatttgtttgcactTTTAATCAGGCCATCCAGATTCTGGGTGGGATGGGTTATGTGACGGACATGCCCGCGGAGAGGCACTACCGCGATGCTCGCATTACAGAGATCTACGAGGGCACCAGTGAGATCCAGAGACTGGTTATCGCCGGCCAGTTACTGAAGGAATATCAGCCATAGACTTATAGGCTTATAGGCCATAGGCTTGTGCTGTTGGTGCAGCATGGACATAATCCCAGATCTGAATGGAGATCAACCCAGAGACTTCACCTTTTCTGTAACAACAAAGGAGCCAGTATGATGGAACTCAGTATGCGCTACGGTGCAGCTTTTATATTTCATGGGGCCTTGATGTCTGTGGTAAGTCACAGACGACGCAACAGAATTTCAGAGGAAATTTGGTTGATTTTACATGTCCAGTAACTTCAGAATGCAggaattaatttaaaacacgATAAGCTAAATAGCAACAGACTTGTCTCAGACGCCTTAGGAGGATTCTTGTGCTCTACCTGTTTAAAGGGTAAGTTCAcctaaaatgaaataaaaacatatatattttcttaatgGTGATAAATATGGTTTTATATGCTGTTGTGGTGTTCATAATTAAACATCTGTGAACGTGCGTCACAGAAAAGACGCTCTTATAATGTCAGAATCATCATGTTTTTTAAGTTGTCTTCACTATCTCAGCAGCCCAGTGGAGGCTGC encodes the following:
- the acads gene encoding short-chain specific acyl-CoA dehydrogenase, mitochondrial, with amino-acid sequence MAALLKARRAVGLCLSGCRNLSQLAELPETHQILRQTCRDYADRELAPIAAKLDKEHLYPTKQIKELGSMGVMAMEVPEELGGAGMDYLAYSLAVEEISRGCASTGVIVSVNNSLYIGPILKFGTEEQKKQWITPFTTGEKVGCFALSEPGNGSDAGAASTVARQEGDEWVLNGTKAWITNSWDASATVVFATTDKKLKHKGISAFLIPMPHPGLSLGKKEDKLGIKASSTANIILEDCRIPLGNMLGPRGAGFKIAMQTLDSGRIGIASQALGIAQASLDCAADYAHKRIAFGAPIGKLQAIQFKLADMALAIESARLLTWKASLLRDSKKPFSKEAAMGKLAASEAATFCSHQAIQILGGMGYVTDMPAERHYRDARITEIYEGTSEIQRLVIAGQLLKEYQP
- the crybb1 gene encoding LOW QUALITY PROTEIN: beta-crystallin B1 (The sequence of the model RefSeq protein was modified relative to this genomic sequence to represent the inferred CDS: inserted 1 base in 1 codon; deleted 5 bases in 4 codons; substituted 1 base at 1 genomic stop codon); amino-acid sequence: MTRGFLLCDTDIHTRTSTIVQGENHTSPRARAHSLPTTPRQITRGLGKTRTEVQGPNKPPTKTCVQFQIPKIYLPNTPLTMLTPQLGHTXTSLLLPFHLLLSNRVTSFYTSISVRPPVFLISXPDSPEAPTMSQTAKSASSQGTDAKDKGAPAPAASSKATKTGEPGMGSYRIMLFDQENFQGRMIEVQNECMNVCDRGMDRVRSIIVECGPFVAFEQTNFRGEMFILEKGEYPRWDTWSNSYRSDCLMSLRPIRMDSMEHKICLYELSDFKGNKMEIQEDDVPTLWAHGFCDRVGSVRVPGGAWVGYQYPGYRGYQYLFECGDYRHYNDFCAFQPQIQSMRRIRDMQFHQRGCFTFTSASK